In Leptospira saintgironsiae, the DNA window TCCTTTGTTCTAGCAAAACATTCAACTTGTTTTGGCAAGTTTGGATATGTTCAGGACTCACATCCTTTCTTTCCGTTTGTTCTTTCATGTGATAAATTTTGAGTTCCAGGATGCTCATCCTGTCAATCAGCCAAGCAGGGGTTTCTGAGTTCATTCTGGCATTTGGCTTTCTTTCCACGGACTTATACATCGCAGAAATTTGATCATCAATCTGCTCTACTAAATCAGTTCTCTCCTGGTTCAAAGCGTCTATTTTTCTTTTGAACTGGACAAGCTCCTTGTCCGGAAGGTCAGGTCTTCGGATTTCGTCTTCCACATGCCATTGGATGGTATCTATTTGGTTTTTTTGGTAAAATAGGAACTCAAGGGAAGGTTGTGGGAATGGATTTGGAGAAAGAGTTTCCTCTTTATGCCAGT includes these proteins:
- a CDS encoding DUF4254 domain-containing protein gives rise to the protein MKLESAKVVEIFKNSVTDWHKEETLSPNPFPQPSLEFLFYQKNQIDTIQWHVEDEIRRPDLPDKELVQFKRKIDALNQERTDLVEQIDDQISAMYKSVERKPNARMNSETPAWLIDRMSILELKIYHMKEQTERKDVSPEHIQTCQNKLNVLLEQRTDLSKCLDELLDDLSKGDKFYKVYRQMKMYNDKNLNPSLYTKQA